TCAACCAAGTTTCGTCACTTCTCACAGAAGAGGTAAAGTCTCCATCTAAATAATTTATATTATCAGATTTTCTATAATTTTTTCTTCCTTCAGCCTCTTCAATAGTGATATCTCTGTATTTTATTCGACCTAGGCTATCTTTTTGAGCAATAAAACCATCTTGGTCAGTCACCTTAGTTTGGAATACATTACCACGATAACCAGCTAAATCATCAATATCATCTAAACTTTGAGGACGATATACATCAAGCACCCATTCACTTACATTACCACCCATATTATAAAGACCATAATCATTAGGGAAATAGGTTCCAACTTCTGTAGGGATATCTGCACCATCATTTAAAGCACCTGCAACTCCCATATAATCACCACGACCTCTTTTGAAATTGGCTACAAATCCACCATAATATTTCTTATCAGAAGTACGTGTATAATTACCATTCCAAGGATAAGTTTTTCTTTGGCTGATTCTTTCATACAAAGTGTTCTCAATTAATCCTAAAGCCGCATATTCCCATTCAGCTTCTGTAGGAAGTCTATAATCTGGGTACAAAACACCGTCTTCCATTTTTACTATTCTAGTACCATCTCCATTAGGGTTTAAATTTTCTGGTGGCTCATTTACTAAACCTTCGTATTGTCCAGACAAATATGCTTCAGTATTAAAATTATTTTCATCCTGTTGATCAATATCCATATCTAGAACCTTATTACTGATCAACCTAAGTTCATTTACTCTATCCGTACGCCATTTTGCATAATCATTAGCTTGTAACCAATTTACTCCAACTACAGGATAGTTTTTATAAGCGGGGTGACGCAAATAATTATCCACTAACGGCTCATTATAACCAAGTCTAGATCTCCAGACTAAAGTATCGGGCAAAGCTTTACGTCTAACTTCAGGATAGTTAACACCATACACTCTCTTCAACCAATATAGATACTCCAAATAATCGACAT
This sequence is a window from Lentimicrobium sp. L6. Protein-coding genes within it:
- the gldJ gene encoding gliding motility lipoprotein GldJ, whose product is MYSLRKTIGLVSAAMIIIAFSSCGGSEGSQTTGWNYNDAENGGFEVSDFVEQEPGPGLVLIEGGTFVMGTTQDQVVFNTNNYPRRLTIRSFYMDQVEVSNVDYLEYLYWLKRVYGVNYPEVRRKALPDTLVWRSRLGYNEPLVDNYLRHPAYKNYPVVGVNWLQANDYAKWRTDRVNELRLISNKVLDMDIDQQDENNFNTEAYLSGQYEGLVNEPPENLNPNGDGTRIVKMEDGVLYPDYRLPTEAEWEYAALGLIENTLYERISQRKTYPWNGNYTRTSDKKYYGGFVANFKRGRGDYMGVAGALNDGADIPTEVGTYFPNDYGLYNMGGNVSEWVLDVYRPQSLDDIDDLAGYRGNVFQTKVTDQDGFIAQKDSLGRIKYRDITIEEAEGRKNYRKSDNINYLDGDFTSSVRSDETWLNMPDSLQTKTATGLMYDYGNSTMINDDVRVYKGGSWKDPAYYLSPSSRRFLEQTEATNFIGFRCAMNRVGSPMSGRK